TTGGCCTGGCTGGTGGCAAGGACCGTCAGTTTTTCATCCGTCGCTTTTTCCTCATCCAGCGTCTGCTGAAACAGTTCGGCAATTTGATCCTGACCGGCCTGTTGGGCCAGGGTGCGGGCCGTTCCGTAGGCGGCAATTTCGTAGTGTTCCATTTTCTGGGCTGCCCCGATAATGGCGGCATCGGCCAGTTGGTCGTCCTCTAACTGCTCCAGCAGGTCCTGGGCTTCGTCGATGAGCCCCTGCATGGCCAGGCACGTTTCCCCCTCCGGCTCAACTCCCAGTTGCTGAGCGATCTGTTCCAGGCGTTGGACCTGCTGCTCCGTTTCGCGCTGGTGCACCTCGAAGGCCTGCCGCAGCTCCTGACTCGTCGCCCGTTCGGCTAGTTCGGTCATGGCGTCGAGCGCCTGCGTTTCCGCCGAGTACAGATCCTGGACCATGTGCTGCATTAAATCCTGCATTGTTTTCATAGCAATTGACGTAAGTTGTTAGGGATGCGTTAAGTTTATTCAGTCCAAAGGATCAGTAAATGGGGTCTTCCCCCCGGTCGGTTTCAACGTCCACCTGCTTAACCAGCAACGAGCCCAACTGAGCTGCGTGCAGGCTATCAGCCTTGAGGGTGGGGCCGTGATTGACCGTGACATGAAAGACGTGTTCCAGATTCAGGATGTGCAGGGTGCGGGTTTTTGGGTTCCAGACGGCTTTTTCCCAGGCGCCCGGAACCGGCTGACTCCCCGACCTCATTTCGTCATTATCGTCAAGCTGTGCGTTTGGGGGGACACCGGGTTCGGAGTGGACCTGGGTGGAGTCGGTCGGGGCTCCGGCAACCGCAGCCTGATTGCCCGTGGCCGGATTACCTACCCCGCCCGACGGACTCTCGGCGCCGGTGCCTTCCGGTTCCGGTCCCGTATAAAACTGTTTCCGTCCCCGGTTGTCCAGGGCCGAGGGGTCATAAAGCCGGTCAAAATAATATTCGGCGTGGAAAACCGATTCGAAGGGCCGCGGGCTGGTGGTCGAAAGAAGAACCAGCTTTTTATTGTTGACGGAAACTTCACACCCGGCCTCGGAGTCGGTCCAGGTAAGTTCGGCCCCTTCTTCCAAACCGAACATGGCCACCAGTGACGATTGATTGATGTAATCGCAGGGGAGGCTGTACTGGTAGTATTCGCTCATTCGCCGACTACCGCTGACCAGCCGACCCAAGTCTTCGACCCGGCGGTCGCCCCCGCCCGTATCACCGGTGGCTCCTCCAGTCGTGTCACCACAGGCCAGCAATCCGCAAAGAGGCAATAAGGCCCAATACTTCTTTATCTGAATGGTTGATTTTAAAATGGTGTTGTACATAGCACTGATTGGTTGTTTAAGGAAACCCTACACTGTAGAATGGGAACTCGTTTGGCCGGTATCTGGCAAGAATCCCGTCTTTCAAATTAGCTTTTGGTCCACCCGGTGCGTAGAGCCAGAATCCCGAACGCTGCCTTTAAAAAGGAGTAGACCGAATCCTCATTGATGCTCACCCGGACAGGCTTTTTGCCTTGAATACGAGTTAATCAGCTTATTTACCAGTATAAACTGTAGTCAACCAGAGCGATGAAAAGGAACGTATTAGCGGCCGCGGTGATCGTAGGAATGACGGCCCTTCAGGTGCAGGCCCAGACTACTTCAAGCAGTAGTTCTCCCAGCCAGCAGGCACTGGGGGCCAGCGCAAGCGGTCAAACCAGCGGATCTGTTGGTTTAAACCCGGGTTCTAAAGATCAAAGCCAGAAACCGACCGGGAAAATACCCGGTGGAGGAGGGCAGACTGCCGGTACGAGCGGCAAACAGGGAGCGGGAACGCAGTTTACGACACCGGACGGGGAACTCACCGTCGGCACCCGCAACCAGACCAACTCGACGGCTACCAGCAATGCCGGCCAGCAGAGCCGGGACCAGCGTTCAAAAGCCCCATCGGCGGCTGGTGCAGGGAACGATAAAAAAACGAAACGTCCGCAGAAGCCGGGCGATAAGTAACTCGGCGGGGCCAATGGTTTATGCGGTTTCCGGTGGGAGAAACCCCGTGCGATCAGACAATGAGTTGGTGAATGAAATGAACGGAGCCAGGGTATCGGTTCCGTTCATTTTTTGTAAAGTAACGGCTGACGCGTCCGCTTATTTATTGTTTTCGGCCACGTCAACCTCGGACGTTTTGGCAAAAGAACGTTCTTTCAGGAAGTAGGAGGCCCCCCGGGCCAGAATCGTTACGCGCAGGTTGTTGAGGTACACCGGCTCAAGCTCGGGAACCTCATGGTAGTTGGTTTCCCCGACTTCATCGGCATCAATAATAAAAACTCCGCCGGAGCCGATGGCCCGCATCATATTCCCCTGCGAAATCACAACGCCGGAGTCGATGCAAAGCCCAATACCAATCATCCCGGGATTCCGCAGCAGCGCTTCGGTCAGGCGGGGGAACCGACTGCGTTGCATAAAGTGCGTGTCGATAATGGCATTGGGTAAAAAAGAAAGCCCTTTTTCGGTTTCCATCATGCCCTTGATGAGCGACTCGCCCCCTTTGCCTTCCTTAATGGCTAGCCGGGCCATGGCCATGGCCCCGGCGCTTGTACCGGCAATGACGAAATTGTCGTTCATGTAACGCTCCTGGATTCGCTGGATGAGCTGGGTGTCGAGCAACTTTTCAATCAGCTGGTTTTGGCTGCCGCCCGTAAATAACACCCCGTCCGCCTTCATGATCCGGCTAAGATTTTCTCCGCGGTCAGCGTCTTCGTAGGAGTCGATGGGCATGACGTGTACGTTTTTGCACCCCAACTGGTGAAACGCTTTCAGGTATCCTTTACCCATTTCGTCGGGAATTTCCGAGGCCGCCGGTATGACTT
This Larkinella insperata DNA region includes the following protein-coding sequences:
- a CDS encoding ferritin-like domain-containing protein — protein: MKTMQDLMQHMVQDLYSAETQALDAMTELAERATSQELRQAFEVHQRETEQQVQRLEQIAQQLGVEPEGETCLAMQGLIDEAQDLLEQLEDDQLADAAIIGAAQKMEHYEIAAYGTARTLAQQAGQDQIAELFQQTLDEEKATDEKLTVLATSQANQKAVQS
- a CDS encoding cyanophycinase, with protein sequence MINSKATPKGKLIPIGGSESKDQGDNESSSELRQSNFFESGILSEFLQEVKGNDSRIEVIPAASEIPDEMGKGYLKAFHQLGCKNVHVMPIDSYEDADRGENLSRIMKADGVLFTGGSQNQLIEKLLDTQLIQRIQERYMNDNFVIAGTSAGAMAMARLAIKEGKGGESLIKGMMETEKGLSFLPNAIIDTHFMQRSRFPRLTEALLRNPGMIGIGLCIDSGVVISQGNMMRAIGSGGVFIIDADEVGETNYHEVPELEPVYLNNLRVTILARGASYFLKERSFAKTSEVDVAENNK